The Maridesulfovibrio hydrothermalis AM13 = DSM 14728 DNA window TAGATTGAGATTATATGCAAAGTCTGTTGCCGATGGAAATCTTGATGCTGAAATTTCAGGCGAGTACAGCGCAGAGCTTCTGGCACTTAAAAATGCCATTGCACTCATGGTTAAAAAAATCGGCGAAACAATAGCTGAAGCTGTAGAAAAAGGTGATCTGGCTGAAGCCAATTCCCGCAGAGCAGAGCTGGCTTTGGCTGATGCCAAGGAAAAGCAGGAGGAAGTCGAGGCTTTGCTGGCCGCTATGAAAGACGGCGCAGAAAATGCCGGAGCTATTTCAAATGACGTATTTCAATCCATCGGTGAGCTTGCTGCTCAGGTTGAGCAGGTAAATCGGGGTGTTGATATTCAACGTGACAGAATTACCGAAACAGCCACCGCTATGGAAGAGATGAACTGCACTGTTTTGGAAGTTGCGCAGAATGCCTCTAATGCTGCGGAAAGCGCAGGGCAGTCCAAGGAACATGCTCAGACCGGTGCTGAGGGAGTTGATAGAGCCATTGGTTCCATCGACAAGATTTATAAACGGATAATGGGGCTTAAAGAAACCATGGGTGATCTTGGCAAGCAGGCAGACAGCATCGGTCATATTATGAATATGATTACCGATATTGCTGATCAAACGAACCTGTTGGCTTTGAATGCTGCAATCGAAGCTGCCAGAGCCGGTGAAGCCGGGCGTGGTTTTGCTGTTGTTGCGGATGAAGTCCGTAAACTTGCTGAAAAAACAATGGATGCCACCAAAGAAGTTGGTGATGCCGTTTCCGGTATTCAGAAGAATGCCAAAGAAAATATTCAGGCAGTGGAGCTGGCTGCGGAGGACATTATAAAAAGTACTGACGCAGCTTCCGAGTCAGGAGGACTGATGGACTCCATCATAAGCATAGTTGACGAGACCGCCGGTCAGATTCAGTCTATTGCGGCTGCAAGTGAACAGCAGTCTGCAACATCGGAAGAGATTAATCGGGCGGTTGGTGATGTATCAACTGTGGCCTCTGAAACAGCTGAAGGTATGGCTACCTCCGCGCAAACATTAAAAGACATCAGCGATAACGTTGAAAAACTTAATTCCATTGTCCAGAGTCTGGGACATTTAGAAAGCAGATAAATACTCTATTCATTCTTAAAAAGATTAAAAAAAACAGCCTGAAGTGGTCTGCCCCCTGTAAAGTAGACAGGGCAAAAAAGCCTCGGGCTGTTTTTTTATTTGATTATCAAGGGTGGTTAAATAAGTTTAAACCCTGATCTTTCCAACGCAAGAGTACCACCTGCAAGTGAACAGACCTGTGTGTAGCCGTTGTTCTGCAGAGAACTCCCGACAATATTTGAGCGATAACCTGAACCGCACACAACGAGTACGGGGCTGTCTTTATCCACATCAATTCCTTCATCAAGAGCCTTGCCAAAAGGTTTATGGATAGCCCCTTCAATGTGTCCGGCATTCCATTCCACCGGAGTACGCACATCAAGCAGGGTGAATTTTGTTCCTTCTGCAAGGGCCTGTTTCAGTTCCTGTGCAGATTTCTGAGCCAGACTTTCGACAGGGTATCCCTCCAGCAGCCATGCACTTATGCCGCCATCTAGATATCCGAATATTTTGTCATATCCGATTCTATGCAGTTCCAGACACATACGGTCATAATCTTCCTGAGAATTTACAACCAGCAGTAAATCAGCGTCCGGTTCAACGGCCATGCCCACCCAGTTGGCGAGTTGTTTTTCAAGCCCGATATTGATACTGCCCGGAATATGAAAACCACCGAATCCGGCCGCATCTCGAACATCGATAACCGTACAACCGTTATGAATCATTTCCTTAAACTTCTCAGGACTCATCGCCCGGTCCAGCGGACACCTTTCCAGAAGCGGTGCACCTTTGAAGTTTGTATTGATTATGTGAGTAAAAGACTTGGGGCGTGTTGGAAAAGATTCCAGCATTTTTTCTTTGAAAGCCTCAAAAGTCTGGAATTGCAGCATTGGATTATATCGTCTTTCGTAGCCGAGCGTTGTACTCGGCTTGGCACTCATACCTTTGCCGCACAATGATCCCTGCCCGTGAGCCGGGTATACTTCCAGATAGTCCGGCAGTTCTTTTAGTTTAACGTAAAGGCTGTCGTATAAGTTTGCCACCTGTTCATCCAGAATTTCATCACCGGGCAGGTCGGGACGGCCGACATCACCGACAAAAAGCAGATCGCCGGTAAGGATCATCCAAGGCTCGCTTCCGCGCATAAGGTCGGTTATGAGGATCGAAATAGCGTTAGGAGTATGGCCCGGAGTGTAGAGGAATTCGAGTTTGGCACTGCCGATGGTGAAGGTATCACCTTCTGCAACCGGAGTGTGCTGATATCCCACTTTGGCATTTTCGTGAATGAACAGCTCGGCCCCTGCGATGGATTTAAGCTCCTGCTCGCCGCCGACATGATCAGCGTGGACATGAGTGTTGATTACGTGGGTAATCTTCATTCCCTCTTCGCGGGAGATATCAATATATTCCTGCACATCTCTTTTGGGATCGACCACTACCATCTGTCCGGCAGCAGGACAGCCGATTACGTATGAATAACAGCCTAGACCTTCAGTTGTTAACTGTTTGAAATACATTTTGAATAAGTCTCCTTGATTACAATACGAAGCTAAGCATAATATTGATAACAGACCGTACGTTACGCTGTATTGTTACAGTTTTACTTTAGCTACCCAGAAATCATGTTTATTACAGAAGCTTGTTGCGTAGAATTTATCCTCATCATTTCCGGCCGGAATTTTGAATCTGGAAACAGCTTTCTTATCTGTGTTTGAAAATGTCTTGGCACCAATTACGTTGCCGTCTTCATCAATAAGGGTATGGCGGACAATGTAATGCTTTTCCGTCATTGGATGCATAGTGCGAATGGTAACAGTATCATTTTTTACTTCAACCTGCGGGAGATGGCTTGCGGCTTTGCCTTCCCATACTCCGGGATATTTTTGGGTAAAAATGACATTCTGCGGGTATTTGGAGCTTTCACCTTTACTGGCTGAAGCACTGGCGATAGGCATAAAGGTTGCTGCTGCGGCCGCTGCGGACATTGCCATGAATTTTCTTCTGGAATTCATTTTCATCTCTCCTTCCGGGCAGTGTTGTGCCAGCCCGGAAAAAGCACGGGCTGACATTGTTTAATTTATGCTTACCACTATAGTACAGTGCACAAATGTTTTGTAGTAATTTATGGTAGAAAGAGTGAAACTTGTCAATAACGATTACTGATAGATGCGCGTTAGATGACTTTACAAGCAGATTTTTTGTGTAAGACCCTAAATTTTAGCGAAATAATTTTATTTGAAATTCATTGTTTGAAATAAGTCTATTCTTCGTCACGCTCAATTCTTTCCAGTAATTGTAATTTTGTAACCGGTTTGGTCATGTATCCAGTGCAGCCTGCTTCATAAACCGCAGCTTCGGTTCCTTTCATGGTGTTAGCAGATAGTGCTATGATGGGTACTTGTGAGGTGCTATTTTTAGCTTCCCATTCTCGGATTTTACGGGTGGCTTCGTATCCGTTCATAACGGGCATCTCGATATCCATGAAAACTATATCCGGCTTCATTTCAATAAAAGCCTTAACACCTTCTTTGCCGTTGGATGCATTTTCCATGCTATGCATAGAGCCTTCAAGGAAATATGCGAAAAGCAGCATGTTACTTTTATTGTCTTCTACCAGAAGTATTTTTTTAGGAGTAATTGTTTCTGATGCATCGCAGCCACCTCTTTTACCCGAGACAGGAGTGGACATGTCAGAGGGGAAAGCTGCCGTGAAAATAAACGTGCTTCCGTTGTCAGGACTGCTCTTGATGGTTATATCTCCGCCCATCATAATGCTTAAGCTTTTGCTTATGGCCAGGCCGAGTCCGGTTCCTTTTCCCTGATTCTTACGGGGGGCTGGTTTACCGGCTTGAGTGAAGCTTTCAAATATCGATTTATGTTGTTCTTCAGGAACACCGATGCCGGTGTCCCGTACAGAAAATTCCAGCGTGATCATGTTATTTCTGCCGGATACAATCGAGCGCGCATGAACATAAACTCCGCCGTTTGAGGTGAACTTAACGGCATTATCAAGCAGGTTGATAAGTACTTGTTTAAGCCGCACCGGATCACCTGTGACGCGGGCGGGAAAGTTGTCAGCAACCTGCATTTCAAACTGGATTCCTTTTTTATCGGCAGCAATTGCGAACACTTTGAAAGTCTGCTTCAGAACCATGCAAGGGTTAAAGCTGACGCTTTCAAGGTCAAGCAGACCTGCTTCAATTTTGGATATGTCCAGAATATCGTTAATAAGGTCCAGCAAACCATCTCCGGCATTTTCCAGCAGTTTGATGAAATCTTTCTGGTCTTCACGCGGCCCGGCATTTTTCAGCAGGTCAGCGGCTCCGAGAATTACATTCATCGGGGTGCGGATTTCATGACTCATGACGGCCAAAAATTGATTTTTTGCCATGTTGGCCGCTATGGCTTTTTCTTTGGTTCCATCCA harbors:
- a CDS encoding methyl-accepting chemotaxis protein, whose amino-acid sequence is MSLKFRLAASFVGLFAIVLCMFAGTTYVTLSQKDDGLVINLAGRQRMLSQKMTKEVLLFMQNGADASKAQVKKTGQIFSGTLRALSRSGKAPLTLNINGPTVHIPAPNEAIKKQLQNVDAQWNIYSKMVDNILSGSKAVSPESLSDNSLHLLKEMNKAVVMMQSDAEGKIKMLTLIQVGFTILSALAVILVLFMVHTKITKPLDRLRLYAKSVADGNLDAEISGEYSAELLALKNAIALMVKKIGETIAEAVEKGDLAEANSRRAELALADAKEKQEEVEALLAAMKDGAENAGAISNDVFQSIGELAAQVEQVNRGVDIQRDRITETATAMEEMNCTVLEVAQNASNAAESAGQSKEHAQTGAEGVDRAIGSIDKIYKRIMGLKETMGDLGKQADSIGHIMNMITDIADQTNLLALNAAIEAARAGEAGRGFAVVADEVRKLAEKTMDATKEVGDAVSGIQKNAKENIQAVELAAEDIIKSTDAASESGGLMDSIISIVDETAGQIQSIAAASEQQSATSEEINRAVGDVSTVASETAEGMATSAQTLKDISDNVEKLNSIVQSLGHLESR
- a CDS encoding MBL fold metallo-hydrolase, with protein sequence MYFKQLTTEGLGCYSYVIGCPAAGQMVVVDPKRDVQEYIDISREEGMKITHVINTHVHADHVGGEQELKSIAGAELFIHENAKVGYQHTPVAEGDTFTIGSAKLEFLYTPGHTPNAISILITDLMRGSEPWMILTGDLLFVGDVGRPDLPGDEILDEQVANLYDSLYVKLKELPDYLEVYPAHGQGSLCGKGMSAKPSTTLGYERRYNPMLQFQTFEAFKEKMLESFPTRPKSFTHIINTNFKGAPLLERCPLDRAMSPEKFKEMIHNGCTVIDVRDAAGFGGFHIPGSINIGLEKQLANWVGMAVEPDADLLLVVNSQEDYDRMCLELHRIGYDKIFGYLDGGISAWLLEGYPVESLAQKSAQELKQALAEGTKFTLLDVRTPVEWNAGHIEGAIHKPFGKALDEGIDVDKDSPVLVVCGSGYRSNIVGSSLQNNGYTQVCSLAGGTLALERSGFKLI
- a CDS encoding desulfoferrodoxin family protein, which codes for MNSRRKFMAMSAAAAAATFMPIASASASKGESSKYPQNVIFTQKYPGVWEGKAASHLPQVEVKNDTVTIRTMHPMTEKHYIVRHTLIDEDGNVIGAKTFSNTDKKAVSRFKIPAGNDEDKFYATSFCNKHDFWVAKVKL
- a CDS encoding hybrid sensor histidine kinase/response regulator, whose protein sequence is MNFLKKWWLAVCFISLTIIFAAVIIIPPSLTSRDALTGLARDIMVNISSYTLDKSENYLRPAEKAAELTRFLADSNIVSSENPKSMIGYFYQQLSLYQQFTSVYYGNIKGEFFMASRSDSKVQNGFYTKIIQINGGNRTVSLSWDTAQHKKLAGKMDLEDKYDPRQRPWFIDAVMNNDVVWTAPYLFFTEKKPGITTASPVYDHKGVLQGVVGVDISIEGLSNFLRKLTIGENGKAFIVNSSGDVVAFPDLDELKQASQDRKKIRLSKISELKDSISRLAFESLNLPPDKLPEEPVFTTFMHDGDRYSAMFTPFKDSHWPWLIGIYIPENDYLGGIKHTRDINILISLIIIVLAGFSGWAIARKLDGTKEKAIAANMAKNQFLAVMSHEIRTPMNVILGAADLLKNAGPREDQKDFIKLLENAGDGLLDLINDILDISKIEAGLLDLESVSFNPCMVLKQTFKVFAIAADKKGIQFEMQVADNFPARVTGDPVRLKQVLINLLDNAVKFTSNGGVYVHARSIVSGRNNMITLEFSVRDTGIGVPEEQHKSIFESFTQAGKPAPRKNQGKGTGLGLAISKSLSIMMGGDITIKSSPDNGSTFIFTAAFPSDMSTPVSGKRGGCDASETITPKKILLVEDNKSNMLLFAYFLEGSMHSMENASNGKEGVKAFIEMKPDIVFMDIEMPVMNGYEATRKIREWEAKNSTSQVPIIALSANTMKGTEAAVYEAGCTGYMTKPVTKLQLLERIERDEE